In a genomic window of Accipiter gentilis chromosome 23, bAccGen1.1, whole genome shotgun sequence:
- the QARS1 gene encoding glutamine--tRNA ligase, giving the protein MAAAGAMAAEEAEEALGLFTGIGLSEAKARETLRNGALSALLRRAVLQARSALGPALDKATGTLLYNAASRLRDPKHLGFLVGYIVRREILTDLQLSAALEYVRSHPLEPLDVADFERACGVGVCVTPEQIEEAVEAVIGEHRAELLAERYHFNMGLLMGEARSRLRWADGKTIKNEVDLQVLHLLGPKTEADLEKKPKAAKTRPAPVEKQKATVVENGEVGTETRSLLEQLRGEALKFHKPGENYKTEGYVVTPNTMALLKQHLAITGGQVRTRFPPEPNGILHIGHAKAINFNFGYAKANGGVCFLRYDDTNPEKEEEKYFTAIREMVEWLGYQPYAVTHASDYFDQLYTWALELIRRGQAYVCHQKVEEIKGHNPPPSPWRDRPVEESLLLFEDMRKGKFGEGEATLRMKLVMEDGKMDPVAYRVKFTPHHRTGDKWCIYPTYDYTHCLCDSIEHITHSLCTKEFQARRSSYFWLCNALDVYCPVQWEYGRLNLLYTVVSKRKIIRLVETGAVRDWDDPRLFTLTALRRRGFPPEAINNFCARVGVTVAQATMEPHLLEACAREVLNEQAPRAMAVLEPLKVTITNFPAPKALEVLVPNFPADESRGFHKVPFQTTIYIEETDFREEVDKGYKRLAPGQPVGLRHAGYVITIQNVIKDASGRVIELEVTCTKSDVAEKPKAFIHWVSEPLVCEVRLYERLFLHKNPEDPSEVPSGFLSDLNPDSLRVVRNALVDSSVLSARPFDKFQFERLGYFSVDPDSEEGKMVFNRTVTLKEDPGKA; this is encoded by the exons atggcggcggcgggggccatggcggcggaggaggcggaggaggcgcTGGGGCTTTTTACCGGCATCGGCCTCAGCGAGGCTAAAGCGCGCGAGACGCTGCGCAACGGGGCGCTCAGCGCGCTGCTTCGCCGGGCCGTGCTGCAG GCTCGGAGCGCGCTGGGGCCGGCCCTGGACAAAGCCACCGGGACGCTGTTGTACAACGCGGCCTCCCGCCTCAGGGACCCGAAGCACCTCGGCTTCCTCGTCGGTTACATCGTCCGCAGGGAGATCCTCACGGACCTGCAGCTCAGCG CCGCCCTGGAGTACGTGAGAAGCCACCCCCTGGAGCCCCTGGACGTGGCGGACTTCGAGCGGGCCTGCGGCGTGGGGGTGTGCGTCACCCCCGAGCAGATCGAGGAGGCG GTGGAGGCTGTGATCGGTGAGCACCGAGCAGAGCTGCTGGCGGAGCGCTACCACTTCAACATGGGGCTGCTGATGG GGGAGGCGCGGAGCCGGCTGCGGTGGGCGGACGGAAAGACCATCAAGAACGAGGTGGACCTGCAG GTGCTGCATTTGCTGGGGCCAAAGACAGAAGCTGACCTGGAAAAGAAGCcaaag GCTGCAAAGACCCGGCCAGCCCCGGTGGAGAAGCAGAAGGCAACTGTGGTGGAGAATG GTGAGGTGGGCACGGAGACACGGTCACTCCTGGAGCAGCTGCGGGGAGAAGCCCTCAAGTTCCACAAGCCCG GAGAGAACTACAAGACGGAGGGCTATGTGGTGACGCCCAACACCATGGCTCTGCTGAAGCAGCACCTGGCAATCACGGGTGGGCAG gTGCGGACACGGTTCCCTCCTGAGCCCAATGGGATCCTGCACATCGGCCACGCCAAGGCCATCAACTTTAACTTTGGCTATGCCAAG GCCAACGGTGGCGTGTGCTTCCTGCGCTATGACGACACCAACcctgagaaggaggaggagaagtacTTCACAGCCATTCGGGAGATGGTGGAGTGGCTGG GCTACCAGCCCTATGCAGTGACCCATGCATCAGATTACTTTGACCAACTCTACACCTGGGCCCTGGAGCTCATCCGAAG GGGCCAGGCGTACGTCTGCCATCAGAAGGTCGAGGAGATCAAGGGCCATAACCCACCACCCTCGCCGTGGCGGGACCGGCCCGTGGAAGAGTCCCTCCTTCTCTTTGAG GACATGCGAAAGGGcaagtttggggagggggaggcgacGCTGCGGATGAAGCTGGTGATGGAGGACGGGAAGATGGACCCCGTCGCCTACCGTGTCAAGTTCACTCCGCACCATCGCACTGGGGACAAGTG GTGCATTTACCCCACGTATGACTACACACACTGCCTCTGCGACTCCATCGAGCACATCACTCACTCCCTCTGCACCAAGGAGTTCCAGGCCAG GCGCTCCTCCTACTTCTGGCTGTGTAACGCGCTGGATGTCTACTGCCCTGTGCAGTGGGAGTACGGGCGCCTGAACCTGCTCTACACCGTCGTCTCCAAGAGGAAGATCATCCGTCTGGTGGAGACAGGTGCCGTGAG GGACTGGGATGATCCACGGCTCTTCACGCTGACAGCCCTGCGTCGGCGAGGCTTCCCTCCTGAGGCCATCAACAACTTCTGTGCCCGG GTTGGTGTGACAGTGGCCCAGGCAACGATGGAGCCGCATCTGCTGGAGGCATGTGCGCGGGAGGTGCTGAACGAGCAGGCCCCCCGGGCCATGGCCGTCCTGGAGCCCCTCAAGGTCACCATCACCAACTTTCCTGCCCCGAAG gcACTCGAAGTCCTTGTGCCCAACTTTCCAGCTGATGAGAGCCGGGGTTTTCACAAAGTGCCCTTCCAGACCACCATCTACATAGAGGAGACAGATTTCAGGGAG GAGGTGGACAAGGGCTACAAGCGCCTGGCCCCCGGGCAGCCGGTGGGGCTGCGCCACGCTGGCTACGTCATCACTATACAGAATGTCATCAAG GACGCCAGTGGGCGCGTGATCGAGCTGGAGGTGACCTGCACCAAGTCAGACGTGGCGGAGAAGCCCAAAGCTTTCATCCACTGGGTGTCAGAGCCGCTGGTGTGTGAAGTGCGGCTCTATGAGCGACT GTTTTTGCACAAAAATCCTGAGGACCCGTCAGAGGTGCCCAGTGGCTTTCTGAGCGATCTCAACCCT GACTCCCTGCGTGTGGTCCGCAACGCCCTGGTCGACAGCTCTGTCCTCTCTGCCCGGCCCTTTGACAAATTCCAGTTTGAGCGGCTGGGCTACTTCTCTGTGGATCCCGACAGCGAGGAGGGGAAG atGGTGTTCAACCGGACAGTGACGCTGAAGGAGGACCCCGGCAAGGCCTGA
- the QRICH1 gene encoding transcriptional regulator QRICH1 produces MNNSLENTISFEEYIRVKARTIPQHRMKEFLDSLASKGPEALQEFQQTATTTMVYQQGGNCIYTDSTEVAGSLLELACPVTTSVQQQTQPEQQIQVQQPQQVQVQVQVQQSPQQVSAQQLSPQLTVHQASEQPIQVQVQIQGQAQQQASQTIQSQSLQSPSPSQLQAAQIQVQHVQTAQQIQAAEIQEEHIQHQQIQAQLVAGQAITGGQQIQIQTVGALSPPPSQQGSPREGERRISTASVLQPVKKRKVDMPITVSYAISGQPVATVLAIPQGQQQSYVSLRPDLLTVDSAHLYSATGTITSPTGETWTIPVYSAQPRGDLQQQNITHIAIPQEAYNAVHVSGSPTTLATVKLEDDKDKMVGSTSVVKNSHEEVVQTLANSLFPAQFMNGNIHIPVAVQAVAGTYQNTAQTVHIWDPQQQQQQPTPQEQGQQQQQLQVTCSAQTVQVAEVEPQPQPQTSPELLLPNSLKPEEGLEVWKSWAQTKNAELEKEAQNRLAPIGRRQLLRFQEDLISSAVAELNYGLCLMTREARNGDGEPYDPDVLYYIFLCIQKYLFENGRVDDIFSDLYYIRFTEWLHEVLKDVQPRVSPLGYVLSSHVTEEMLWECKQLGAHSPSTLLTTLMFFNTKYFLLKTVDQHMKLAFSKVLRQTKKNPSNPKDKSTSIRYMKPLGIHQTGQKVTDDMYAEQTENPENPLRCPIKLYDFYLFKCPQSVKGRNDTFYLTPEPVVAPNSPIWYSIQPISREQMEQMLTRILVIREIQEAIAVANASTMH; encoded by the exons ATGAATAATTCTCTGGAGAACACCATTTCCTTTGAAGAATACATCCGTGTGAAGGCGCGAACGATCCCCCAGCACAGGATGAAGGAGTTTCTGGACTCCCTTGCTTCCAAGGGGCCGGAAGCTCTGCAGGAGTTTCAGCAGACAGCCACCACCACCATGGTGTATCAGCAGGGTGGCAACTGCATTTACACGGACAGCACAGAGGTGGCTGGGTCTTTGCTTGAACTTGCTTGTCCTGTGACAACCAGTGTCCAGCAGCAAACTCAGCCAGAGCAGCAGATACAGGTTCAACAACCCCAGCAAGTCCAG GTTCAGGTCCAGGTCCAGCAGTCGCCGCAGCAGGTCTCCGCCCAGCAGCTCTCTCCGCAGCTCACTGTCCATCAGGCTTCGGAGCAACCAATACAGGTCCAAGTGCAGATCCAAGGCCAGGCGCAGCAGCAGGCATCCCAGACAATACAGAGTCAATCTCTTCAGAGCCCCAGCCCATCTCAGCTGCAGGCAGCTCAAATCCAAGTGCAACATGTGCAGACTGCCCAACAGATCCAGGCTGCAGAGATACAGGAGGAACACATACAACACCAGCAGATCCAGGCCCAGCTTGTGGCAGGACAGGCCATTACTGGTGGCCAGCAGATACAGATCCAAACAGTTGGGGCACTGTCACCTCCACCTTCTCAACAAGGCTCTCCACGAGAGGGAGAGCGACGGATCAGCACTGCTAGCGTCCTTCAGCCAGTGAAGAAACGTAAAGTGGATATGCCTATTACTGTATCCTATGCTATTTCCGGGCAGCCAGTTGCCACGGTGCTGGCCATTCCTCAGGGCCAGCAGCAAAGTTATGTCTCTTTAAGGCCAGACTTGTTAACAGTGGACAGTGCCCACCTGTACAGTGCCACTGGGACCATTACTAGCCCCACTGGAGAGACTTGGACCATCCCCGTTTACTCTGCTCAACCACGTGGTGACCTTCAGCAGCAAAACATAACCCACATCGCCATCCCTCAGGAGGCCTACAATGCCGTCCACGTCAGTGGCTCGCCAACGACACTGGCTACCGTGAAGCTGGAAGATGACAAGGATAAGATGGTGGGAAGTACTTCAGTAGTGAAGAACTCTCACGAGGAAGTGGTGCAGACTCTTGCTAATTCGCTCTTTCCAGCGCAGTTTATGAATGGCAACATCCACATTCCAGTGGCAGTGCAGGCTGTGGCAGGGACGTACCAGAATACAGCACAGACAGTGCACATATGggacccacagcagcaacagcagcagccgaCACCCCAagagcaggggcagcagcagcagcagctacaggTCACTTGCTCA GCTCAAACTGTTCAGGTTGCTGAAGTTGAACCCCAGCCACAGCCACAGACTTCACCTGAACTTCTACTTCCAAACTCTCTGAAGCCAGAAGAAGGGCTTGAAGTGTGGAAAAGCTGGGCACAGACCAAGAATGCAGAGCTGGAAAAAGAAGCCCAAAATAGGCTAGCACCTATTGGAA ggCGTCAGCTGCTGAGGTTCCAGGAAGATCTCATCTCTTCGGCTGTGGCTGAGCTGAATTATGGTCTATGCTTAATGACACGAGAAGCTCGAAATGGTGATGGGGAACCCTATGATCCAGATGTGCTCTACTATATCTTCCTGTGTATTCAGAAG TATCTCTTTGAAAATGGCCGAGTAGATGACATCTTCTCAGATCTCTACTATATTCGGTTCACTGAATGGCTGCATGAAGTTCTCAAGGACGTACAGCCCCGCGTTTCCCCTCTTG GTTATGTCCTCTCCAGTCATGTAACAGAAGAGATGCTGTGGGAGTGTAAGCAGCTAGGAGCTCACTCCCCTTCTACCTTGCTCACTACACTGATGTTTTTTAATACAAA ATACTTCCTCTTGAAAACAGTAGACCAGCACATGAAGCTGGCCTTCTCCAAGGTGTTGAGGCAGACCAAGAAGAACCCTTCTAATCCCAAGGATAAAAGCACGAGTATCCGCTATATGAAGCCTCTTGGCATACACCAGACAGGACAGAAAG TTACAGATGACATGTATGCAGAGCAGACTGAGAATCCAGAGAACCCCCTGAGGTGTCCGATAAAGCTGTATGACTTCTACCTCTTCAAATG